The following coding sequences are from one Nilaparvata lugens isolate BPH chromosome 6, ASM1435652v1, whole genome shotgun sequence window:
- the LOC120352020 gene encoding uncharacterized protein LOC120352020: MSNYRVTVPVSTTPPCQDTTQLADEILQRINKEINQAVAEAFSFFQTELDRLQGKNNELRQRMPGIEKETELKIDDLEQYGRRTCLRFFGIPETKGESTDQIVLRVCKEKVNVELKIDDIPRSHRVGPIQQPGQDTGRAAGKERHRPIIVRFDGYRTRQRVFAAKRMLKNTGITVREDLKHRLAILNAAANKYGIRNTWTVDGRIKYAVGEGPGRRIYTAERLADLQ, from the exons ATGAG TAATTACCGTGTAACGGTACCAGTGTCAACGACCCCTCCCTGTCAAGACACAACGCAACTGGCCGACGAAATTCTGCAGAGGATAAACAAGGAAATTAACCAAGCTGTCGCAGaggctttctccttcttccaaaCTGAATTGGATCGACTACAGGGTAAGAACAATGAACTTCGGCAGAGGATGCCAGGAATTGAGAAGGAGACGGAACTAAAAATCGACGATCTTGAACAATATGGTCGCCGTACCTGCCTTCGATTCTTCGGAATCCCTGAAACCAAAGGGGAGTCCACCGACCAAATTGTTCTGCGAGTCTGCAAGGAGAAGGTGAACGTGGAGTTGAAGATCGACGACATTCCACGTTCGCATCGAGTGGGACCAATCCAGCAGCCAGGTCAGGACACGGGCAGAGCAGCCGGCAAGGAGCGTCATCGTCCCATCATTGTGAGGTTCGACGGCTACCGGACGAGGCAGAGGGTGTTCGCAGCCAAGCGGATGCTGAAGAACACTGGCATCACCGTGAGGGAGGACTTGAAACACCGACTGGCAATTTTGAACGCAGCGGCCAACAAGTACGGGATAAGAAACACGTGGACAGTCGATGGCCGCATCAAGTACGCCGTCGGAGAGGGACCTGGACGCCGCATCTACACCGCCGAGCGTCTTGCCGACCTCCAGTAA